One genomic segment of Flavobacteriaceae bacterium includes these proteins:
- a CDS encoding transposase produces the protein MELSLDLLKFILPEMLVEHFDLVRHTHRNEELHLYFEERNVVPKEVINPNVIAHGFHKEITIEDFPLRGNTVYLHVRRRRWLDKETRQIIQRDWNLVAQGTRMTGEFAAFLKEISRY, from the coding sequence TTGGAATTATCCTTAGACCTTTTAAAATTCATCTTACCTGAGATGCTCGTAGAACATTTTGATTTGGTAAGACACACTCATCGAAATGAGGAACTTCATTTGTATTTTGAAGAGCGTAATGTTGTTCCTAAAGAAGTCATAAATCCTAATGTAATTGCTCATGGTTTCCACAAAGAGATTACTATTGAAGACTTTCCTTTGCGTGGAAACACTGTGTATCTTCACGTAAGGCGACGTAGATGGTTAGATAAAGAGACTAGGCAAATCATTCAAAGAGATTGGAATCTAGTAGCTCAGGGAACTCGCATGACAGGTGAGTTTGCTGCTTTTTTAAAAGAGATTAGTCGATACTGA
- a CDS encoding DDE transposase, giving the protein MARIYGVNGKKFQRQYRDYLSEFKQWKEKSHAKEWLIFPENIGTRLSIDEVALSKGELYTIVTNKKAKGKKGSIVAIIATTKAEPIIKHLFKISSAKRNKVREITLDMANSMKLIAKRCFPKAIQVTDRFHVQKLALEALQEIRIKHRWEAIDTENERIKLAKTNNKEYYPEILENGDTIKQLLARSRYLLYKAPSNWTEDQRVRANILFKRYPDIKTAFKLVQGLRNIFNTANSIQVAYTKLAHWYKDVEQTAYKAFNTIANSIRLNYRSILNYFINRSTNAAAESFNAKIKAFRLQFRGVKNTEFFLYRLTTIFA; this is encoded by the coding sequence ATTGCAAGAATCTATGGCGTGAATGGGAAGAAGTTCCAAAGGCAGTATCGAGATTATTTGAGTGAGTTTAAACAGTGGAAGGAAAAGTCTCATGCCAAAGAGTGGTTGATCTTCCCTGAGAATATAGGAACTCGATTATCTATCGACGAAGTAGCCTTATCAAAAGGAGAACTCTACACCATCGTTACCAATAAAAAAGCTAAAGGAAAGAAAGGAAGTATTGTGGCGATCATAGCTACTACCAAAGCAGAACCTATTATCAAACACCTATTTAAAATCTCATCTGCGAAAAGAAACAAGGTCAGAGAAATTACCCTAGATATGGCGAACTCCATGAAGCTGATTGCCAAACGGTGTTTCCCCAAAGCCATACAAGTAACCGATAGATTCCATGTACAGAAACTAGCTCTAGAAGCACTTCAAGAAATTAGGATCAAACATCGATGGGAAGCCATAGATACAGAAAATGAACGGATCAAACTTGCCAAAACCAATAACAAAGAATATTACCCTGAAATATTAGAAAATGGAGATACCATAAAGCAACTCTTGGCTAGAAGCAGATACTTACTCTACAAAGCACCAAGTAATTGGACAGAAGATCAAAGAGTAAGAGCTAACATCCTCTTTAAAAGATATCCTGATATCAAAACAGCTTTTAAGCTCGTACAAGGACTTAGAAATATCTTCAACACAGCAAACTCAATACAAGTCGCTTATACAAAACTAGCGCATTGGTATAAAGATGTAGAACAAACAGCATACAAGGCTTTTAATACCATAGCAAACTCTATCAGGCTTAACTATAGATCAATATTGAATTACTTCATTAATAGAAGTACTAATGCAGCGGCAGAATCTTTCAATGCCAAAATCAAAGCCTTTAGATTACAATTTAGAGGGGTCAAAAACACAGAATTCTTCCTCTATAGATTAACTACAATTTTTGCATAA
- a CDS encoding transposase, with product MYKNDGYVRRYSESFKLKVLAELTKGNHSKRQIALTYGIQSSTINVWIKKYDRKDLMNTRVTVQTDDELSRIKALQKELKQLKDLLIKKDLDKLVNDSYLEVAAENLGYKNVEELKKNLNIKP from the coding sequence ATGTATAAAAATGATGGATATGTAAGACGTTATAGTGAGAGTTTTAAACTCAAAGTATTAGCAGAACTTACCAAAGGAAACCATTCCAAAAGACAAATTGCCTTAACTTACGGCATACAATCTAGTACGATAAACGTATGGATTAAAAAATATGACCGTAAAGATTTAATGAACACCCGTGTAACCGTGCAAACAGACGACGAATTATCCCGTATTAAAGCCCTTCAAAAAGAGCTAAAACAACTCAAAGATCTTCTTATTAAAAAGGATCTAGATAAACTTGTGAATGATAGTTATCTTGAAGTAGCTGCTGAAAATCTTGGCTATAAAAATGTTGAAGAATTAAAAAAAAACTTAAACATAAAGCCTTAA
- a CDS encoding IS3 family transposase — MKIAPINRKKRRYAIATICNAFELKRDAYYKYQKRFVLKKQIEQNVIMLVKKSRKTLPREGTRKLMKSLHNDFRKQNINIGRDQLFRILKENNLLIRRKKYSSKTTNSYHRFYKYKNIIKDLIINRPNQVWASDITYIRTINGFCYLALITDMYSRKIVGYDISDSLELKGCVRALNKAIYQTKNTEEIIHHSDRGIQYCSNVYTQILKRKKIQISMTQENHCYENAMAERVNGILKDEFFLDQTFTNINHAKKATKNAIKLYNNKRLHLSLDYKTPNYVHKNVA, encoded by the coding sequence ATGAAAATAGCACCGATTAATAGAAAAAAAAGAAGGTACGCCATCGCTACTATTTGTAATGCTTTCGAGTTAAAAAGAGATGCTTATTACAAATATCAAAAAAGGTTTGTTCTTAAAAAACAAATAGAACAAAATGTAATAATGCTTGTTAAAAAAAGCAGGAAAACATTACCCAGAGAAGGTACTAGAAAGCTAATGAAATCCTTACATAATGATTTTAGGAAACAGAATATAAATATAGGTAGAGACCAGTTATTTAGAATCTTAAAAGAAAATAATTTGTTAATTAGAAGGAAAAAATATTCTTCTAAAACAACCAACTCTTACCATCGTTTTTATAAATATAAAAATATCATAAAAGACCTGATCATTAATAGACCTAACCAAGTTTGGGCTTCGGATATTACCTATATAAGAACTATAAATGGATTTTGTTATTTAGCACTTATTACTGATATGTATTCAAGAAAAATAGTAGGCTATGATATTAGTGATAGTTTAGAACTTAAAGGCTGTGTTAGAGCTTTAAATAAAGCTATTTATCAAACTAAAAATACCGAAGAAATCATACATCATTCTGATAGAGGAATACAATATTGTAGCAATGTTTATACTCAAATTTTGAAAAGAAAAAAGATACAAATCAGTATGACCCAAGAAAATCATTGCTACGAAAACGCAATGGCCGAAAGAGTTAACGGAATTTTAAAAGATGAATTCTTCCTCGACCAAACATTTACAAATATCAATCACGCCAAAAAAGCAACAAAAAATGCAATCAAATTATATAATAATAAAAGATTACATTTATCTTTAGATTATAAAACACCTAATTACGTGCACAAAAATGTAGCATAA
- a CDS encoding DUF2911 domain-containing protein codes for MKKNTAEAQVVIPLPSPKSILKQKVGLTDISVEYFRPRSKGRAIFGNLVPYGKIWRTAANANTKITFSTDISFDGHFLKKGTYALFAIPDEKSWEMIFYSDTENWGAPNVWHYAKIAAQLKITPQVLPMKIDTFTIAIDDITDSSAVLGLLWDNTYAGIKFEVPTDDIVIPNIKNTLAENPKAMDYYFAAVYYSRNNKDIKQAGEWMEKAMSMMERPSFRQLRQQSIIYAKIGMKEKAVEVARRSLEDAKVAKDEEFINLNMASLKEWGAI; via the coding sequence ATGAAAAAAAATACTGCTGAAGCGCAGGTAGTTATTCCATTACCCAGCCCAAAAAGTATCTTAAAACAAAAAGTAGGGCTAACGGATATTTCTGTAGAGTATTTCAGACCCAGGAGCAAAGGGAGAGCTATTTTTGGAAATTTAGTTCCGTACGGAAAAATTTGGAGAACAGCTGCCAATGCGAATACCAAAATAACTTTTAGTACGGACATTTCTTTTGACGGGCACTTTCTGAAAAAAGGCACCTATGCACTATTTGCCATTCCTGATGAAAAATCCTGGGAAATGATCTTTTATTCCGATACCGAAAACTGGGGAGCTCCTAACGTATGGCATTATGCAAAAATTGCTGCTCAACTAAAAATAACTCCTCAGGTTTTACCTATGAAGATTGACACTTTTACTATAGCAATAGATGATATTACTGATTCCAGTGCCGTTTTGGGGTTGTTATGGGACAATACCTATGCAGGTATTAAATTTGAGGTTCCGACCGATGATATTGTGATCCCAAATATCAAAAATACTTTGGCTGAAAATCCAAAAGCCATGGATTATTATTTTGCTGCCGTGTATTATAGCCGGAACAATAAAGACATTAAACAAGCCGGTGAATGGATGGAAAAAGCGATGTCTATGATGGAAAGGCCTTCATTCCGGCAGTTAAGGCAACAATCAATCATCTATGCCAAAATAGGAATGAAAGAGAAGGCTGTAGAAGTAGCAAGAAGATCTTTAGAAGATGCTAAAGTTGCCAAGGATGAAGAGTTTATTAACCTGAATATGGCTTCACTAAAAGAATGGGGAGCTATATAA
- a CDS encoding DUF2911 domain-containing protein, with the protein MASFHSQRHTSFNLQLTINLHLNSHTTFVTDPKGTYALYAIPDEKSWEMIFYSYTENWGLPKKWDESKVVTQLKITPQALPMKIETFTITIDGITNDSAVLGLLWENTYAGIKFEVPTDDIVIPNIKNILAKNPKMADYYNAAMYYSQNNKDMKQAHEWMEKAMSMMKRPLFPQFRVLSLIYAKMGNTKKAVEMARRSLKDAKIFRKEEYINLNTASLKEWGAL; encoded by the coding sequence ATTGCTTCGTTTCACTCGCAAAGACACACTTCATTCAATCTTCAATTAACAATTAATCTTCATCTGAACTCACACACAACTTTTGTGACTGATCCAAAAGGAACCTATGCGCTATATGCCATTCCCGACGAAAAATCCTGGGAAATGATCTTTTATTCCTATACTGAAAACTGGGGGCTTCCTAAAAAATGGGATGAATCAAAAGTAGTTACTCAACTAAAAATAACTCCTCAGGCTTTACCTATGAAGATCGAGACTTTTACCATCACAATAGATGGTATTACTAATGACAGTGCCGTTTTGGGATTGTTATGGGAAAATACCTATGCAGGTATTAAATTTGAGGTTCCGACCGATGACATTGTGATACCAAATATCAAGAATATACTGGCAAAAAATCCAAAAATGGCAGATTATTACAATGCTGCAATGTATTATAGCCAAAATAATAAAGACATGAAGCAAGCGCATGAATGGATGGAAAAAGCAATGTCTATGATGAAAAGGCCATTATTTCCGCAATTTAGGGTACTATCACTTATCTATGCCAAAATGGGAAATACAAAGAAGGCTGTGGAAATGGCAAGAAGATCTTTAAAAGATGCTAAAATTTTTAGGAAAGAAGAATATATTAACCTGAATACAGCCTCCTTAAAAGAATGGGGGGCTTTATAA
- a CDS encoding DUF2911 domain-containing protein: MNKYIDSARVMIPPASSRSILQQKVGVTDVSVNYSRPGSKGRVIFGNVVPYGKIWRTGGDLNTKITFSTDVSFDGHFLKKGRIKTNCCVYAKIVVNL; the protein is encoded by the coding sequence ATGAACAAATATATTGATAGCGCACGGGTAATGATTCCACCAGCCAGCTCAAGAAGTATTTTGCAACAAAAAGTAGGGGTAACGGATGTTTCCGTAAACTATTCCAGACCCGGGAGCAAAGGGAGAGTTATTTTCGGAAATGTAGTTCCGTACGGAAAAATATGGAGAACAGGTGGCGATTTAAATACTAAAATTACCTTTAGTACGGACGTTTCTTTTGACGGGCACTTTCTGAAAAAAGGAAGGATCAAGACTAATTGTTGTGTTTATGCAAAAATTGTAGTTAATCTATAG